Proteins found in one Brachypodium distachyon strain Bd21 chromosome 5, Brachypodium_distachyon_v3.0, whole genome shotgun sequence genomic segment:
- the LOC100823846 gene encoding uncharacterized protein LOC100823846 isoform X2 — MIDCTGGLSRDERAIARRNKRESLISSGSDGRRKVSAKLQKTIDKMMKVAKDCLANEAAEAAWAARLFSLEHPDRVVSSTPFQEKEFGDTGSPDKALQVSGVTKDITPDLSAIVVSLALFDGDKMLFAISGVAVPPVTTKLRLSRFVTSARLVVEYNKNRNLDDKLRIDVCLPDNTHMDGFLGLYDKDIAIVTSCGTRKSICRVDLDLQTPLPSDGKIIAAARAFESGRLMVTSGHLTGGGLACWTQITEAALGGPLVDHEGKFLGVNLNIDTAGSSLFLPLTALRERLVHFQILTPKTMDFRGYSLPAGVSSIIPSGFWKKVKQLEWLGYPKPPPLVLEFNGKVLNSFEEEFGQLLAWKEYPFDVTDYSSREYVWPLLPRDVVTKISRSVVRLVSSKGSVRSFACTGLLIKWPGTEGMHPVILTSASLVRSRDDHFNIDNNLKIEVFLPPKQVAKGTLVFYHLISNIAIISLEKGFHCIRPFDICCKEDDLSKPVVAIGRQISEGFLMATEGEVISNRFDTEYLLGCRSRVLSSTCRIKKAGIGGPLINFDGAFVGMNHYNERKETLFVPRREIVKILKKELNWRKRRLSMNTLHGVGCGIYRSARWSVPEPYYGHGLLDVDKHALLHQHIGRQLQ; from the exons ATGATTGATTGCACGGGAGGGTTGAGTAGGGACGAGAGAGCTATAGCTAGAAGGAACAAAAGGGAGTCATTGATTTCCAGTGGAAGTGATGGCAGAAGAAAAGTTAGTGCTAAGCTTCAGAAAACAATAGATAAGATGATGAAGG TGGCAAAGGATTGTTTAGCGAATGAGGCTGCTGAGGCTGCTTGGGCAGCACGACTTTTCAGCTTGGAGCATCCCGATCGAGTGGTTTCAAGCACTCCTTTccaagagaaagagttcggcGATACAGGCTCTCCTGATAAAGCACTTCAAGTAAGCGGGGTCACCAAGGACATAACTCCAGATTTGTCTGCTATTGTCGTCTCTCTTGCTTTGTTTGATG GAGATAAGATGTTATTTGCAATCTCAGGCGTAGCTGTACCACCTGTGACAACTAAACTAAGGCTATCAAGATTTGTAACTTCAGCACGTTTGGTTGTGGAATATAATAAGAACAGAAATTTAGATGATAAATTGAGG ATTGATGTGTGCCTTCCTGATAATACACATATGGATGGATTCCTGGGACTCTATGATAAAGATATTGCTATTGTCACTTCCTGTGGGACCCGAAAATCAATCTGTCGTGTAGATTTGGACCTTCAGACACCTCTGCCTTCTGATGGTAAGATAATCGCAGCTGCTCGGGCCTTTGAATCAGGCCGTTTGATGGTAACGTCTGGACATTTGACTGGAGGCGGTCTTGCATGCTGGACACAAATCACAGAG GCTGCACTTGGAGGGCCACTTGTCGATCATGAAGGGAAGTTTCTCGGGGTCAACCTTAATATTGATACTGCTGGAAGTTCCTTGTTCCTACCACTGACAGCCCTTCGTGAACGCTTGGTGCATTTTCAGATACTCAC CCCTAAAACTATGGACTTCCGTGGATATTCCTTGCCTGCAGGTGTATCAAGCATAATCCCTTCAG GATTCTGGAAAAAGGTTAAGCAACTAGAATGGCTTGGCTATCCCAAGCCACCACCACTTGTGCTTGAAT TCAATGGGAAAGTGCTCAATAGTTTTGAGGAGGAGTTTGGTCAATTACTTGCTTGGAAAGAGTATCCTTTCGACGTTACAGACTATAGTTCTAGGGAGTATGTTTGGCCGCTACTTCCAAGAGACGTTGTTACAAAAATATCCCGAAGTGTTGTCAGACTTGTTTCGTCCAAGG GAAGTGTGAGGTCTTTTGCATGCACAGGCTTGCTTATAAAGTGGCCTGGAACTGAAGGCATGCACCCTGTCATTCTCACCTCGGCCAGTTTGGTTAGAAGTCGTGATGACCACTTCAATATTGATAACAACCTAAAG ATTGAGGTGTTTCTTCCACCAAAACAAGTTGCCAAGGGGACATTGGTATTTTATCATTTAATTAGTAATATCGCTATCATCAGTCTTGAGAAAGGTTTCCATTGCATTCGTCCATTTGATATCTGCTGTAAAGAAGATGATTTATCCAAACCAGTAGTGGCTATAGGGCGTCAAATAAGTGAAGGATTTCTAATGGCCACAGAAGGTGAAGTCATTAGCAACAGATTTGACACAGAATACTTGCTCGGATGTCGTTCTCGAGTACTTTCGTCCACTTGTAGAATCAAGAAG GCTGGGATTGGAGGCCCCCTTATTAATTTTGACGGGGCTTTCGTTGGCATGAACCACTATAATGAACGTAAAGAAACTCTTTTCGTGCCAAGGCGTGAGATTGttaaaattctgaaaaaagagCTTAATtggagaaaaagaag ACTGTCCATGAACACTCTGCATGGTGTTGGATGTGGGATATATCGTAGTGCAAG GTGGTCTGTGCCCGAGCCATACTATGGCCATGGTCTACTTGATGTGGACAAGCATGCTCTGCTGCACCAGCATATTGGAAGACAACTCCAATAG
- the LOC100824153 gene encoding GRB10-interacting GYF protein 2 codes for MEPSRPPFSFAASSSIRIMEPPLLQESEQPQPCPPSAANSLRPIPSEGRRLVELPLPSMDAVEEETMNVEQQVAPTDEHQTVQTTPEGEGCVQLPQISKKRLRKEEKAKNLEEKRRKKQQEKRRKLEDKKEKEKKLQQKKNKDGTSPSAMHCSKEVRSPICRSPGVNMIRALKRRNSAALGRRSNKSSSSHILDETPKAQQNPCLQYMRQPVWKPCARLEVMYAQHPSQQINPSK; via the exons ATGGAGCCGTCGCGTCCTCCCTTCTCtttcgccgcctcctcgtccatCCGCATCATGGAGCCACCGTTGCTCCAAGAAAGTGAGCAGCCGCAGCCTTGCCCTCCTTCGGCCGCaaactccctccgtccaatccCGTCCGAAGGGCGCCGCCTCGTggagctgccgctgccatccatggatgccgtcgaggaggagacgATGAATGTGGAGCAGCAGGTTGCTCCCACCGACGAACACCAGACGGTCCAGACCACACCTGAGGGTGAGGGATGTGTTCAGCTCCCCCAAATATCCAAAAAAAG ATTgaggaaagaagagaaagcaaAGAAtctggaagagaagaggaggaagaaacagcaggagaagaggagaaagtTGGAAgataagaaggagaaggagaaaaagttgcagcaaaagaagaacaag GATGGTACTTCTCCTTCAGCTATGCATTGCAGCAAGGAAGTTAGGTCCCCAATATGTAGGTCTCCAGGGGTGAATATGATTAGAGCATTAAAAAGGAGAAATTCAGCGGCATTAGGTAGAAGATCCAACAAAAGTTCCAGTTCTCATATATTGGATGAAACACCTAAAGCTCAGCAAAATCCTTGTCTCCAATATATGAGACAACCTGTTTGGAAGCCATGCGCACGCCTCGAGGTCATGTACGCCCAGCATCCTTCCCAGCAGATAAATCCCAGCAAATGA
- the LOC100823846 gene encoding uncharacterized protein LOC100823846 isoform X1: MLGVHDLEACAWLPNRTKKTMIDCTGGLSRDERAIARRNKRESLISSGSDGRRKVSAKLQKTIDKMMKVAKDCLANEAAEAAWAARLFSLEHPDRVVSSTPFQEKEFGDTGSPDKALQVSGVTKDITPDLSAIVVSLALFDGDKMLFAISGVAVPPVTTKLRLSRFVTSARLVVEYNKNRNLDDKLRIDVCLPDNTHMDGFLGLYDKDIAIVTSCGTRKSICRVDLDLQTPLPSDGKIIAAARAFESGRLMVTSGHLTGGGLACWTQITEAALGGPLVDHEGKFLGVNLNIDTAGSSLFLPLTALRERLVHFQILTPKTMDFRGYSLPAGVSSIIPSGFWKKVKQLEWLGYPKPPPLVLEFNGKVLNSFEEEFGQLLAWKEYPFDVTDYSSREYVWPLLPRDVVTKISRSVVRLVSSKGSVRSFACTGLLIKWPGTEGMHPVILTSASLVRSRDDHFNIDNNLKIEVFLPPKQVAKGTLVFYHLISNIAIISLEKGFHCIRPFDICCKEDDLSKPVVAIGRQISEGFLMATEGEVISNRFDTEYLLGCRSRVLSSTCRIKKAGIGGPLINFDGAFVGMNHYNERKETLFVPRREIVKILKKELNWRKRRLSMNTLHGVGCGIYRSARWSVPEPYYGHGLLDVDKHALLHQHIGRQLQ, encoded by the exons ATGCTGGGCGTACATGACCTCGAGGCGTGCGCATGGCTTCCAAACAG GACAAAGAAGACAATGATTGATTGCACGGGAGGGTTGAGTAGGGACGAGAGAGCTATAGCTAGAAGGAACAAAAGGGAGTCATTGATTTCCAGTGGAAGTGATGGCAGAAGAAAAGTTAGTGCTAAGCTTCAGAAAACAATAGATAAGATGATGAAGG TGGCAAAGGATTGTTTAGCGAATGAGGCTGCTGAGGCTGCTTGGGCAGCACGACTTTTCAGCTTGGAGCATCCCGATCGAGTGGTTTCAAGCACTCCTTTccaagagaaagagttcggcGATACAGGCTCTCCTGATAAAGCACTTCAAGTAAGCGGGGTCACCAAGGACATAACTCCAGATTTGTCTGCTATTGTCGTCTCTCTTGCTTTGTTTGATG GAGATAAGATGTTATTTGCAATCTCAGGCGTAGCTGTACCACCTGTGACAACTAAACTAAGGCTATCAAGATTTGTAACTTCAGCACGTTTGGTTGTGGAATATAATAAGAACAGAAATTTAGATGATAAATTGAGG ATTGATGTGTGCCTTCCTGATAATACACATATGGATGGATTCCTGGGACTCTATGATAAAGATATTGCTATTGTCACTTCCTGTGGGACCCGAAAATCAATCTGTCGTGTAGATTTGGACCTTCAGACACCTCTGCCTTCTGATGGTAAGATAATCGCAGCTGCTCGGGCCTTTGAATCAGGCCGTTTGATGGTAACGTCTGGACATTTGACTGGAGGCGGTCTTGCATGCTGGACACAAATCACAGAG GCTGCACTTGGAGGGCCACTTGTCGATCATGAAGGGAAGTTTCTCGGGGTCAACCTTAATATTGATACTGCTGGAAGTTCCTTGTTCCTACCACTGACAGCCCTTCGTGAACGCTTGGTGCATTTTCAGATACTCAC CCCTAAAACTATGGACTTCCGTGGATATTCCTTGCCTGCAGGTGTATCAAGCATAATCCCTTCAG GATTCTGGAAAAAGGTTAAGCAACTAGAATGGCTTGGCTATCCCAAGCCACCACCACTTGTGCTTGAAT TCAATGGGAAAGTGCTCAATAGTTTTGAGGAGGAGTTTGGTCAATTACTTGCTTGGAAAGAGTATCCTTTCGACGTTACAGACTATAGTTCTAGGGAGTATGTTTGGCCGCTACTTCCAAGAGACGTTGTTACAAAAATATCCCGAAGTGTTGTCAGACTTGTTTCGTCCAAGG GAAGTGTGAGGTCTTTTGCATGCACAGGCTTGCTTATAAAGTGGCCTGGAACTGAAGGCATGCACCCTGTCATTCTCACCTCGGCCAGTTTGGTTAGAAGTCGTGATGACCACTTCAATATTGATAACAACCTAAAG ATTGAGGTGTTTCTTCCACCAAAACAAGTTGCCAAGGGGACATTGGTATTTTATCATTTAATTAGTAATATCGCTATCATCAGTCTTGAGAAAGGTTTCCATTGCATTCGTCCATTTGATATCTGCTGTAAAGAAGATGATTTATCCAAACCAGTAGTGGCTATAGGGCGTCAAATAAGTGAAGGATTTCTAATGGCCACAGAAGGTGAAGTCATTAGCAACAGATTTGACACAGAATACTTGCTCGGATGTCGTTCTCGAGTACTTTCGTCCACTTGTAGAATCAAGAAG GCTGGGATTGGAGGCCCCCTTATTAATTTTGACGGGGCTTTCGTTGGCATGAACCACTATAATGAACGTAAAGAAACTCTTTTCGTGCCAAGGCGTGAGATTGttaaaattctgaaaaaagagCTTAATtggagaaaaagaag ACTGTCCATGAACACTCTGCATGGTGTTGGATGTGGGATATATCGTAGTGCAAG GTGGTCTGTGCCCGAGCCATACTATGGCCATGGTCTACTTGATGTGGACAAGCATGCTCTGCTGCACCAGCATATTGGAAGACAACTCCAATAG